In a genomic window of Myxococcales bacterium:
- a CDS encoding radical SAM protein produces MTGLLDVILLYDCNLACDYCTITPAMRARALPTAAVVRELRAGRADGYDRVQFTGGEPTTRGDLLGLIKTARALGYVGVRVQSNGLVLGQGGNAARLIAAGCDDVHVSIHTHDAAAYDALTRAPGGHAQMVAGLDALVATGVAVTADVIIKTDTAPRLADAVAWLAARGVGAIDLWFVSLTDGNRANLASMPRMTEAMPHVAAALAVGRAQGLRMRSLHIPRCLLGAERAHAFDPGADRVKVVSPDAVFELAHSKLTGQHHAPACDGCPDRAICPGVRADYLARYGDAELAAARGQAPTRRSLPLA; encoded by the coding sequence ATGACCGGGCTGCTCGACGTCATCCTGCTCTACGACTGCAACCTGGCGTGCGACTACTGCACGATCACCCCGGCGATGCGGGCCCGGGCCCTGCCGACCGCGGCGGTGGTGCGCGAGCTGCGCGCCGGCCGCGCCGACGGCTACGACCGGGTGCAGTTCACCGGCGGCGAGCCGACCACCCGCGGCGATCTGCTGGGCCTGATCAAGACCGCGCGCGCGCTCGGCTACGTCGGCGTGCGGGTCCAGAGCAACGGGCTGGTGCTGGGCCAGGGCGGCAACGCCGCGCGCCTGATCGCGGCCGGGTGCGACGACGTCCACGTGTCGATCCACACCCACGACGCCGCCGCCTACGACGCGCTGACCCGCGCGCCCGGCGGCCACGCGCAGATGGTCGCCGGCCTCGACGCGCTGGTCGCGACCGGCGTCGCGGTCACCGCCGACGTGATCATCAAGACCGACACCGCGCCGCGCCTGGCCGACGCGGTGGCGTGGCTGGCGGCGCGGGGCGTCGGCGCGATCGACCTGTGGTTCGTGTCGCTGACCGACGGCAACCGCGCCAACCTGGCGTCGATGCCGCGCATGACCGAGGCCATGCCCCACGTCGCGGCGGCGCTCGCGGTCGGCCGCGCCCAGGGGCTGCGGATGCGGTCGCTGCACATCCCGCGGTGCCTGCTCGGCGCCGAGCGCGCGCACGCGTTCGATCCCGGCGCCGACCGCGTCAAGGTGGTGTCGCCCGACGCCGTCTTCGAGCTCGCGCACTCCAAGCTGACCGGCCAGCACCACGCGCCGGCCTGCGACGGCTGCCCCGATCGCGCGATCTGCCCGGGCGTGCGCGCCGACTACCTCGCGCGCTACGGCGACGCCGAGCTGGCCGCGGCCCGGGGCCAGGCGCCGACGCGCCGCAGCCTGCCGCTGGCGTAG
- a CDS encoding OmpA family protein, whose protein sequence is MIERFLSIRGGRGHARRACWLPHCNGCRCEEREIHVAERSRARRRGRARQRWCTPASPAARPGEGVSGPGPRAPSHLARAAAHPGGRMPVMARGIARWALALGACGAMGSRGATASPWVAAEVPAALPISQPHMDSFDAGAMPAIGVYLGIGGHVAVGARLRAGALGNGPPPGDGVADPGRGGLTTGSAAVRLFAGALWIEAAGGGGVSGDAWVPTVEIGGGAELLSLGALRVGPSLRYLQVIGGDGGVDPGSAAIVLAGLELRLGGHQARARRAPAAIESIARVEPDADRVVDLDAGCALDLAAPGCALPDRDGDDIVDRDDACPDQAETVNGVDDADGCPDEGLFVVEQDRIVLEERILFDVNRARIKRRGRPVIAAIVRAWLAHGEWVHLVIEGHADVRGVPAYNVWLSTTRAQRVREAMIEAGVPADAIEAVGYGATRPRDPGHDLEAHARNRRVEFVIERGQRGP, encoded by the coding sequence ATGATCGAGCGCTTCCTTTCAATTCGCGGCGGGCGCGGGCACGCGCGCCGCGCGTGTTGGCTTCCTCATTGCAACGGCTGCAGGTGTGAGGAGCGTGAGATCCATGTCGCCGAACGATCGCGCGCGCGCCGTCGCGGACGTGCGCGCCAGCGATGGTGCACGCCTGCCTCGCCGGCGGCACGGCCAGGCGAGGGCGTGTCGGGGCCGGGGCCGCGTGCGCCATCCCACCTCGCGCGCGCCGCGGCTCACCCCGGCGGGAGGATGCCCGTGATGGCGCGTGGCATCGCGCGCTGGGCGCTCGCGCTCGGGGCGTGCGGTGCGATGGGGTCGCGCGGCGCGACCGCCTCGCCGTGGGTGGCGGCGGAGGTCCCGGCCGCGCTGCCGATCTCGCAGCCGCACATGGACTCCTTCGACGCCGGCGCGATGCCGGCGATCGGGGTGTATCTCGGGATCGGCGGGCACGTCGCGGTCGGCGCGCGGCTGCGCGCGGGGGCGCTGGGCAACGGCCCGCCGCCAGGCGACGGCGTGGCCGATCCGGGGCGCGGCGGGCTGACCACTGGCAGCGCGGCGGTGCGGCTGTTCGCCGGCGCCTTGTGGATCGAGGCCGCCGGTGGCGGTGGGGTGAGCGGCGACGCGTGGGTCCCGACCGTCGAGATCGGCGGCGGCGCCGAGCTGCTGTCGCTCGGCGCCCTGCGCGTCGGTCCGTCGCTGCGCTACCTCCAGGTGATCGGCGGCGACGGCGGCGTCGATCCGGGCAGCGCGGCGATCGTGCTGGCCGGGCTCGAGCTGCGCCTGGGGGGCCACCAGGCGCGGGCGCGGCGCGCGCCGGCCGCGATCGAGTCCATCGCCCGGGTCGAGCCCGACGCCGATCGCGTCGTCGACCTCGACGCCGGGTGCGCGCTCGACCTGGCCGCGCCGGGCTGCGCGCTCCCGGACCGCGACGGTGATGACATCGTCGACCGCGACGACGCGTGTCCCGACCAGGCGGAGACCGTCAACGGGGTCGACGACGCCGATGGCTGCCCCGACGAGGGCCTGTTCGTCGTGGAGCAGGACCGGATCGTGCTCGAGGAGCGCATCCTGTTCGACGTCAACCGCGCGCGCATCAAGCGCCGCGGCCGACCGGTGATCGCCGCGATCGTCCGGGCCTGGCTGGCGCACGGCGAGTGGGTCCACCTCGTCATCGAGGGCCACGCCGACGTGCGCGGGGTGCCCGCGTACAACGTCTGGCTGAGCACGACCCGGGCCCAGCGCGTGCGCGAGGCGATGATCGAGGCCGGGGTGCCCGCCGACGCGATCGAGGCGGTCGGCTACGGCGCGACCCGGCCACGCGATCCCGGGCACGACCTCGAGGCCCACGCGCGCAATCGCCGCGTCGAGTTCGTGATCGAACGCGGTCAGAGGGGCCCATGA
- a CDS encoding VWA domain-containing protein has translation MAVLAVPRSVAAAPCNIAGPTLVVDGITCQLSGVHTFASVTVRNGGTIEVVPYAGGSKLATGNLELRAPMITIDATSRIVAKGAGYQTLICGDGGGPNAAAGGQGGCAVRDSGGGGAHFGRGGRGTKDITGTQSFPRDFEEDCGNSVVYDAGGVPSCSDTSNCRAGNDGLPTVAGQEFYHSIYQPEFGAAGGDKGCRDGDGTTVNTAGPGGGRVVLAALDATQTGQITIAGRVDTNGRRGCGNGNDSAGGGAGGTVFLVGDNVAITATARITATGGLGGDTQGLAADPTGECAAPAQQGGTCDDCGGGGGGGIISVLSVNGLIADESVFSVGGALGGTCAICQGEAGGGVGELQISGGYVGEFCDGFDNDFDDLIDEGLPPLMCAGGPMPACVGGVPQSCPPDVPACVGPVTDARARFMVVVDTSGSMLGSLTGVPTFGDGSLDHPGLDQDGDGAADDSRLFQAKGALSTVIAAYPEIDFALARYHQDTAIDRSCQVAGWFECASICCSYDDPTNNTGASLCNVNGGSLGSIAVRATSPGDECVNYAGNCGPPRRGADVLVGFGADPDRYLSWLDGRETAFDPGQAIGAYCPGGDCELRGTGPTPLANSLAAAQDYLAPIKACDAAATGGCRRYGVILLTDGAESCQGDPVAAAAALRGAGVDTFVVGFSVLASEQAQLDAVAAAGGTGTAFLVGDENALANALATIVSGSIVFETCNGLDDDCDTLVDEDFPTRGLACDDGELGACLGTGTYVCAADGSGVECVITDPGAAPMPEVCNGLDDDCDGAIDDGIACIPGCVPTSLVDLCNGLDDDCDGAFDEDDPAIGLPCGTNDMAPCQLGTQACIAGMIVCVGAIEPGTETCNGLDDDCDGLADDLAPCPGTTSCVEGACRVPCTGGEFPCPAGLTCADTPAGPFCVPDACAGCAPDELCQANQCVDPCAGVTCGALEVCRLGTCVDCDVLGCPGGEICVASTCVADPCADVDCATGCTDVLGCSCYAGACRGNCDDGACPDGERCSADDTCVPDACAGVTCPGGQACANGACAADPCAGVTCGPGAVCQGGGCIDDPCKEIDCSPGFTCVVAPEGPRCAIDRATYRPDIVTAAGGGCAAGGGGGGAALGLALALALASRRRRA, from the coding sequence ATGGCCGTCCTCGCCGTGCCGCGCTCGGTCGCGGCGGCGCCGTGCAACATCGCCGGACCGACGCTGGTCGTCGACGGCATCACCTGTCAGCTGTCGGGCGTGCACACGTTCGCGTCGGTGACCGTGCGCAACGGCGGCACGATCGAGGTCGTGCCGTACGCCGGCGGCAGCAAGCTCGCCACCGGCAACCTCGAGCTGCGCGCGCCGATGATCACCATCGACGCGACGTCCCGCATCGTCGCCAAGGGCGCGGGCTACCAGACGCTGATCTGCGGTGACGGCGGCGGTCCCAACGCGGCCGCGGGCGGGCAGGGCGGTTGCGCGGTGCGCGACTCCGGCGGCGGCGGCGCGCACTTCGGCCGCGGCGGCCGCGGCACCAAGGACATCACCGGCACGCAGTCGTTCCCGCGCGACTTCGAGGAGGACTGCGGCAACTCGGTGGTCTACGACGCCGGCGGCGTGCCGTCGTGCAGCGACACCAGCAACTGCCGCGCCGGCAACGACGGGCTGCCGACGGTGGCGGGGCAGGAGTTCTACCACTCGATCTACCAGCCCGAGTTCGGCGCCGCCGGCGGCGACAAGGGCTGCCGCGACGGCGACGGCACCACCGTCAACACCGCCGGCCCGGGCGGCGGGCGCGTGGTCCTGGCCGCGCTCGACGCGACCCAGACCGGCCAGATCACGATCGCCGGCCGCGTCGACACCAACGGCCGCCGTGGCTGCGGCAACGGCAACGACTCCGCCGGCGGTGGCGCCGGCGGCACCGTCTTCCTGGTCGGCGACAACGTGGCCATCACCGCGACCGCCCGGATCACCGCCACCGGCGGCCTCGGCGGCGACACCCAGGGCCTGGCGGCCGACCCGACCGGCGAGTGCGCGGCCCCGGCCCAGCAGGGCGGCACCTGCGACGACTGCGGCGGCGGCGGCGGCGGCGGCATCATCTCGGTGCTGTCGGTCAACGGCCTGATCGCCGACGAGTCGGTCTTCAGCGTCGGCGGCGCGCTCGGCGGCACCTGCGCCATCTGCCAGGGCGAGGCCGGCGGCGGCGTCGGCGAGCTCCAGATCTCGGGCGGGTACGTCGGCGAGTTCTGCGACGGCTTCGACAACGACTTCGACGACCTGATCGATGAGGGTCTGCCGCCGCTGATGTGCGCGGGCGGGCCGATGCCGGCCTGCGTCGGCGGCGTGCCCCAGAGCTGCCCGCCCGACGTGCCGGCGTGCGTCGGCCCGGTCACCGACGCCCGGGCCCGGTTCATGGTCGTCGTCGACACCTCGGGCTCGATGCTCGGCTCGCTGACCGGCGTGCCGACCTTCGGCGACGGCTCGCTCGATCACCCCGGCCTCGATCAGGACGGCGACGGCGCCGCCGACGACTCGCGCCTGTTCCAGGCCAAGGGCGCGCTGTCGACGGTGATCGCGGCGTACCCGGAGATCGACTTCGCGCTGGCGCGCTACCACCAGGACACCGCGATCGATCGCAGCTGCCAGGTCGCGGGCTGGTTCGAGTGCGCGTCGATCTGCTGCAGCTACGACGACCCCACGAACAACACCGGCGCGTCGCTGTGCAACGTCAACGGCGGCAGCCTCGGCTCGATCGCGGTCCGGGCCACCTCGCCCGGCGACGAGTGCGTCAACTACGCCGGCAACTGCGGCCCGCCGCGGCGCGGCGCCGACGTGCTGGTCGGCTTCGGCGCCGATCCCGATCGCTACCTCAGCTGGCTCGACGGCCGCGAGACCGCGTTCGATCCGGGCCAGGCGATCGGCGCCTACTGCCCGGGCGGCGACTGCGAGCTGCGCGGCACCGGCCCGACGCCGCTGGCCAACTCGCTGGCCGCGGCCCAGGACTACCTGGCTCCGATCAAGGCGTGCGACGCGGCCGCGACCGGCGGCTGCCGTCGCTACGGCGTCATCTTGCTCACCGACGGCGCCGAGAGCTGCCAGGGCGACCCGGTCGCGGCCGCCGCGGCCCTGCGCGGCGCCGGGGTCGACACGTTCGTGGTCGGGTTCTCGGTGCTGGCCTCGGAGCAGGCCCAGCTCGACGCGGTCGCCGCCGCCGGCGGCACCGGCACCGCGTTCCTGGTCGGCGACGAGAACGCGCTGGCCAACGCGCTCGCGACGATCGTCTCGGGCTCGATCGTGTTCGAGACCTGCAACGGTCTCGACGACGACTGCGACACCCTGGTCGACGAGGACTTCCCGACCCGGGGCCTGGCGTGCGACGACGGCGAGCTCGGCGCGTGCCTGGGCACCGGTACGTACGTGTGCGCGGCCGACGGCTCGGGCGTGGAGTGCGTGATCACCGATCCCGGCGCGGCGCCGATGCCCGAGGTCTGCAACGGCCTCGACGACGACTGCGACGGCGCGATCGACGATGGCATCGCGTGCATCCCCGGCTGCGTGCCGACCTCGCTGGTCGACCTGTGCAACGGGCTCGACGACGACTGCGACGGCGCGTTCGACGAGGACGATCCGGCGATCGGCCTGCCGTGCGGGACCAACGACATGGCGCCGTGTCAGCTCGGCACGCAGGCCTGCATCGCCGGGATGATCGTGTGCGTCGGCGCGATCGAGCCGGGCACCGAGACCTGCAACGGCCTCGACGACGACTGCGACGGCCTCGCCGATGACCTGGCTCCGTGCCCCGGCACGACCTCGTGCGTCGAGGGCGCGTGCCGGGTCCCGTGCACGGGCGGCGAGTTCCCGTGCCCGGCCGGGCTGACCTGCGCCGACACCCCGGCCGGGCCGTTCTGCGTGCCCGACGCGTGCGCCGGCTGCGCGCCCGACGAGCTGTGCCAGGCCAACCAGTGCGTCGACCCGTGCGCCGGCGTCACCTGCGGCGCGCTCGAGGTCTGTCGGCTCGGGACCTGCGTCGACTGCGACGTGCTCGGGTGTCCGGGCGGCGAGATCTGCGTGGCCTCGACCTGCGTCGCCGATCCGTGCGCCGACGTCGACTGCGCGACCGGCTGCACCGACGTGCTCGGGTGCAGCTGCTACGCCGGGGCCTGCCGCGGCAACTGCGACGACGGCGCGTGTCCCGACGGCGAGCGCTGCAGCGCCGACGACACCTGCGTGCCCGACGCGTGCGCGGGCGTGACCTGCCCCGGCGGTCAGGCGTGCGCCAACGGCGCGTGCGCCGCCGACCCGTGCGCGGGCGTGACCTGCGGCCCCGGCGCGGTCTGTCAGGGCGGCGGCTGCATCGACGACCCGTGCAAGGAGATCGACTGCTCGCCCGGGTTCACGTGCGTGGTCGCGCCCGAGGGCCCGCGCTGCGCGATCGATCGCGCCACCTACCGACCCGACATCGTGACCGCGGCCGGCGGCGGGTGCGCGGCCGGTGGCGGCGGCGGCGGCGCGGCGCTGGGCCTGGCGCTCGCGCTGGCGCTGGCCTCACGGCGGAGGCGGGCGTGA
- a CDS encoding radical SAM protein — translation MTAELDRLAARQTDHVVLSGGEPTLHVELPAILAHARARGFATIELQTNGVRCADRAYAETLVAAGLTKATVSLHSMEPATSDAITRMPGAFPRTVAGLHNLADLGVDTQLAHVISVDNYRALPTFTAAMLDEFAGAGRRLSVCFAVAQRISDLVPRWVLPTFTEIRPFVAAALDACDARAVGYGGLIGQGGYPPCALGGELRYYRGVLDKIYASADADAQFAKAPQCARCDFDRLCLGVRRDYLALHGDAELVPFAIAPEVAATLPTPPAPAAAPDDLVPLRRRAP, via the coding sequence ATGACCGCCGAGCTCGATCGCCTGGCGGCCCGCCAGACCGACCACGTCGTGCTGTCCGGCGGCGAGCCGACGCTGCACGTCGAGCTGCCGGCGATCCTCGCGCACGCGCGCGCGCGCGGCTTCGCCACGATCGAGCTCCAGACCAACGGCGTGCGCTGCGCCGATCGCGCCTACGCCGAGACGCTGGTCGCGGCCGGGCTGACCAAGGCCACGGTGTCGCTGCACAGCATGGAGCCCGCGACCTCGGACGCGATCACCCGCATGCCCGGCGCGTTCCCGCGCACGGTCGCCGGGCTGCACAACCTGGCCGACCTCGGCGTCGACACCCAGCTCGCGCACGTGATCAGCGTCGACAACTACCGGGCGCTGCCGACGTTCACCGCGGCCATGCTCGACGAGTTCGCCGGCGCCGGCCGCCGCCTGAGCGTGTGCTTCGCGGTGGCCCAGCGGATCAGCGATCTGGTGCCGCGCTGGGTCCTGCCGACGTTCACCGAGATCCGCCCGTTCGTCGCCGCCGCGCTCGACGCCTGCGACGCGCGCGCGGTCGGCTACGGCGGCCTGATCGGCCAGGGCGGCTACCCGCCGTGCGCGCTCGGCGGCGAGCTGCGCTACTACCGCGGCGTGCTCGACAAGATCTACGCCTCGGCCGACGCCGACGCGCAGTTCGCCAAGGCGCCGCAGTGCGCGCGCTGCGACTTCGATCGGCTCTGCCTGGGCGTGCGCCGCGACTACCTGGCGCTGCACGGCGACGCCGAGCTGGTGCCGTTCGCGATCGCGCCGGAGGTGGCCGCGACCCTGCCGACGCCGCCGGCGCCCGCGGCCGCCCCCGACGACCTGGTGCCGCTGCGCCGGCGGGCGCCATGA
- a CDS encoding DUF4291 domain-containing protein — protein MSTSALALESYATQLARWPRAGKHVLAQFDADTVVVYQAYRPDIGEFAARHGWFGGAFSLGRMSWIKPNFLWMMYRSGWGTKPGQEVVLAIWLRRDAFDAILAQAVASSFTASGVTDRAAWEAEVARGDVRLQWDPDHAPAGQPVERRALQLGLRRAALAQYARAWIVRIEDVSPLVAAQRAAGRGGDAALITPREDVYPVPPAARAALGM, from the coding sequence ATGTCGACGTCCGCGCTCGCGCTCGAGTCCTACGCCACCCAGCTCGCCCGCTGGCCGCGCGCGGGCAAGCACGTGCTCGCGCAGTTCGACGCCGACACCGTCGTCGTCTATCAGGCCTACCGCCCCGACATCGGCGAGTTCGCGGCCCGCCACGGCTGGTTCGGCGGCGCGTTCTCGCTCGGGCGCATGAGCTGGATCAAGCCGAACTTCCTGTGGATGATGTACCGCTCGGGCTGGGGCACCAAGCCCGGCCAGGAGGTGGTCCTGGCGATCTGGCTGCGGCGCGACGCGTTCGACGCGATCCTGGCCCAGGCGGTGGCGTCGTCGTTCACCGCGTCGGGCGTGACCGATCGCGCGGCCTGGGAGGCCGAGGTCGCGCGCGGCGACGTGCGCCTGCAGTGGGATCCCGACCACGCGCCCGCCGGCCAGCCGGTCGAGCGGCGCGCGCTGCAGCTCGGGCTCCGGCGCGCCGCGCTGGCGCAGTACGCGCGCGCGTGGATCGTCCGCATCGAGGACGTGTCGCCGCTGGTCGCGGCCCAGCGCGCCGCCGGGCGCGGGGGCGACGCCGCCCTGATCACGCCGCGCGAGGACGTCTACCCGGTGCCGCCGGCCGCGCGCGCGGCGCTGGGGATGTGA
- a CDS encoding SUMF1/EgtB/PvdO family nonheme iron enzyme, which yields MAHVTVAGLDFYIDQYEASRPDATALAAGASSARACSKPMAQPWRAATFATAATACAAAGKVLCTPAQWQSACEGSPATAYPYGGLFAPDQCNTESHDGIPGGADDDVVLATGAMGTCASTAGVFDMSGNVKEWTDDITGQSAGVNIAVLRGGAYDSPGLGATCGFRTSRATVDTVLPTIGFRCCRLTAP from the coding sequence ATGGCCCACGTCACCGTCGCGGGCCTCGACTTCTACATCGATCAGTACGAGGCGTCGCGCCCCGACGCCACCGCGCTCGCGGCCGGGGCGTCCTCGGCTCGGGCCTGCTCCAAGCCGATGGCGCAGCCGTGGCGCGCCGCCACGTTCGCGACCGCCGCGACCGCGTGCGCCGCCGCCGGCAAGGTGCTGTGCACCCCGGCGCAGTGGCAGTCGGCGTGCGAGGGCAGCCCGGCCACCGCGTACCCGTACGGCGGGCTGTTCGCCCCCGACCAGTGCAACACCGAGAGCCACGACGGGATCCCGGGCGGCGCCGATGACGACGTCGTGCTGGCCACCGGCGCGATGGGCACGTGCGCCTCGACCGCTGGCGTCTTCGACATGTCGGGCAACGTCAAGGAGTGGACCGACGACATCACCGGTCAGAGCGCCGGCGTCAACATCGCGGTGCTGCGCGGCGGCGCCTACGACAGCCCCGGGCTGGGCGCGACGTGCGGCTTCCGGACCTCGCGCGCCACCGTCGACACCGTGCTGCCGACGATCGGCTTCCGCTGCTGTCGGCTCACGGCGCCGTAG
- a CDS encoding radical SAM protein, which translates to MSEAVSEGCASAAPSGADGPSGPDGIAARIAGQAERVHILTGAVCNNNCIFCMEEDRDGRYETNSQTTDATVRWLAGLHQDTEEVCFTSVEPTTNPALPRWVKIARDQGVRRVSVMTNARAIAYEPYLRKLLAAGMGRFYVSVHGHTAKLHESLTRTPGSFDQTVAGIRNIARYKPRGIELHTSTVVTKRNLPHLGEIYRFLRQLGVDQVVWNVMQANGRADTYFEKIFPTYTEIAATAATFLAEQGRLERDPPAFLVDIPLCTTTALPDFNRGYVEKYAHYEPPTAASEQLIPAAQLTARRVQADGDGAPAAVRVTRADLDDALRAKRAECGRCRYDGVCEGVWTNYLRRYGWDEFVPVPA; encoded by the coding sequence ATGTCCGAGGCTGTCTCCGAAGGCTGCGCGTCCGCGGCGCCCAGCGGCGCCGATGGCCCCAGCGGCCCCGACGGCATCGCGGCCCGGATCGCCGGTCAGGCCGAGCGCGTCCACATCCTCACCGGCGCGGTCTGCAACAACAACTGCATCTTCTGCATGGAGGAGGATCGCGACGGCCGCTACGAGACCAACTCGCAGACCACCGACGCCACCGTGCGCTGGCTGGCCGGCCTGCACCAGGACACCGAGGAGGTGTGCTTCACGTCCGTCGAGCCGACCACCAACCCGGCGCTGCCGCGGTGGGTCAAGATCGCGCGCGATCAGGGCGTGCGCCGGGTCAGCGTGATGACCAACGCCCGCGCGATCGCCTACGAGCCCTACCTGCGCAAGCTCCTGGCCGCGGGCATGGGCCGGTTCTACGTCAGCGTCCACGGCCACACCGCCAAGCTGCACGAGAGCCTGACCCGCACGCCCGGCTCGTTCGACCAGACCGTCGCCGGCATCCGCAACATCGCGCGCTACAAGCCGCGCGGCATCGAGCTGCACACGTCGACGGTGGTGACCAAGCGCAACCTGCCGCACCTCGGCGAGATCTACCGGTTCCTGCGGCAGCTCGGCGTCGATCAGGTGGTCTGGAACGTCATGCAGGCCAACGGGCGCGCCGACACCTACTTCGAGAAGATCTTCCCGACCTACACCGAGATCGCGGCCACCGCGGCGACGTTCCTCGCCGAGCAGGGCCGGCTCGAGCGCGATCCGCCGGCGTTCCTGGTCGACATCCCGCTGTGCACCACCACCGCGCTGCCGGACTTCAACCGCGGCTACGTCGAGAAGTACGCCCACTACGAGCCGCCGACCGCCGCCAGCGAGCAGCTCATCCCGGCCGCGCAGCTGACGGCCCGGCGGGTCCAGGCCGACGGCGACGGCGCGCCCGCGGCGGTGCGCGTGACCCGGGCCGATCTCGACGACGCGCTGCGGGCCAAGCGCGCCGAGTGCGGGCGCTGTCGCTACGACGGCGTGTGCGAGGGCGTCTGGACCAACTACCTGCGCCGCTACGGCTGGGACGAGTTCGTGCCGGTGCCGGCGTGA